CTTCACGCTCGGCCGCCTCACGCGCCTTGCCCTCGGGCCGCACGTTGAAGCCGATCACCACCGCGTCGGACGCGATCGCCAGGTTGATGTCGTTCTCGGTGATGGCACCGACCCCGCGGCCGATCACCCGCAGCGAGACCTCGGACTTGTCCTCGCCCAGATCGATGTTCAGCAGCGAGTCCTCCAACGCCTCGACCGAACCGGACACGTCGCCCTTGATGATCAGGTTCAGCTGCTGCACCTCACCTGCCGCGAGCGCCTTGTCCAGGTCGTCGAGCGAGACGCGCCGGCGCGAGGACGCCAGCTGCGCGTTGCGCTCGCGCGCCTGCCGCCGGTCGGCGATCTGCCGCGCGATGCGGTCCTCCTCGACGACGAGGAACGAGTCGCCCGCGCCGGGCACCGAGGTGAGGCCGAGCACCTGGACCGGACGGGACGGTCCGGCGACGTCGACGGTGTCGCCGTTCTCGTCGAGCATGGCCCGCACGCGACCGAACGCGTCGCCGGCCACGACCGAGTCCCCGACGTTCAGGGTGCCGCGCTGCACGAGCAGCGTGGCGACCGGGCCGCGACCGCGGTCCAGGCGCGCCTCGATGACGATGCCCTGCGCGTCCTGGTCCGGGTTCGCCCGCAGGTCGAGCGCGGCGTCGGCGGTGAGCAGGATGCCCTCGAGCAGGCCGTCGATGTTGATTTCGTTGCGCGCGGACACGTCGACGAACAGCGTGTCGCCTCCGTACTCCTCGGCGACCAGGCCGTACTCGGTGAGCTGCTGGCGCACCTTCGCCGGGTTGGCGCCCTCCTTGTCGATCTTGTTCACGGCAACCACGATCGGCACCTCGGCTGCCTGCGCGTGGTTGAGCGCCTCGATCGTCTGCGGCATGACGCCGTCGTCGGCCGCCACGACCAGCACCACGATGTCGGTGGTGGCCGCGCCGCGGGCACGCATGGCGGTGAACGCCTCGTGGCCCGGGGTGTCGATGAAGGTGATCGGGCGGTCCGTGCCGTCGTGCTCGACGTGCACCTGGTAGGCGCCGATGTGCTGGGTGATACCGCCGGCCTCGCCCGCCTGCACGTGCGTCTTGCGGATCGCGTCGAGCAGTCGCGTCTTACCGTGATCGACGTGGCCCATCACGGTCACCACCGGCGGCCGCGCCTGCAGGTCACCCTCGACTCCTTCATCGGTACCGAAGGTCAGGTCGAAGGACTCCAGCAGTTCGCGGTCCTCGTCCTCGGGGCTGACCACCTGCACCTGGTAGTTCAACTCGGCACCGAGCAGCTGCAGCGTGTCCTCGTTGACCGACTGGGTCGCGGTGACCATCTCGCCGAGGTGGAACATCACGGTCACCAGCGACGCCGGCTCGCAGTTGATCTTGTCGGCGAAGTCGGACAGCGACGAACCGCGCGGCAGGCGCAGGATGTCGCCGTTGCCACGGGGGACCTGCACGCCGCCGATCGACGGCGCGGACATGTTGTCGAACTCCTGGCGCCGCTGCTTCTTACTCTTGCGGCCGCGAGCGGGACGTCCACCCTGGCGGCCGAACGCGCCGGCGGTTCCGGCGCCGCGACCGCGGCCACCCGGTCCGCCGGGTCGGCCACCGGGGCCGCTGCGGTACGGGCCGCCGCCGCCCGGTGCACCAGCGCCGGCACCGCCGCCGCCGGGGCCGCCGCGGAAGCCGCCACCGCCACCGCCGCCGCCGGGGCCGCCGCGGAAGCCGCCACCGCCACCGGGTCGGCCGGCGCCGCCGGGTGCGCCGGGGCGCCCGGGCGCACCGGGGCGCGCGCCGCCGGGACGGCCGGGCATCGAGCCGGGGTTGGGCCGCGGCGGCATCATGCCGGGATTCGGCCGGGGTCCACCGGGACCGGCCGCGCCGGGGCGCACGCCGGGACGCGGCGGCATGCCGGGGGTCGTCCCGGTACGGGGCACCGGCCGGGTCGCCGGGCTGCTGCCGCCGACACCGAACGGGTTGTTGGCGATCCGCGGGCCGGGCCGCGGGCCCGGGCTCGGTGCGGGCGCCGGGGGCGCCTCGGCCGACGCAGCGGCCGCCGCAGGCTGCTCGGCCGGCGCGAGCGGGGCCGGGGCGGGCGGGGCCGGGGCGGGCGGGACGACGGGCGCGGGTGCCGGGGCGGGAGCCTCGGCGGCGGGCGCGACCTCAGGGGCGGCCGGCGTCTCGGGCGCCTGCTCCGGCGCGGGGGCGGCAGCCTTCGTCGCCTTCTTCGCCGGGGCCTTCTTGGCCGGTGCCGGCGCCTCGGCCGGCGCGGGGAAGGCCTCGCGCAGCCGGCGCGCGACCGGCGCTTCGACAGTGGAGGATGCGGTCTTGACGTACTCGCCCATCTCGCCGAGCTTGGCGAGTGCGTCCTTGCTCGTCATGCCGAGCTCTTTGGCGAGCGCGGAAACGCGGATCTTGCCTGGCACGTGACTCCTTTGGGAGGGCCAGGCGCTACCGCTCGGCCCCGTTAGATGGTGGACGTACTCATTGCTGGCGCTTCATCGAGTGCCCATAGCTGCTTCACTCCTGCGGGATTCCGCTGGTGGACGTGCCGGGTGGCGCTGCGAGGTACTCACGGACCGGGGTCGGATCCACCGGACCGGGCACGCGCAGTGCCCGGGCGAAGGCCCGACGCCGCTCGGCGAGTTCGACGCACTCCAGGTCACGATGCAACCACGCACCGCGGCCGGGAGCGCGACGACGCGGGTCCGGGACGACAGGCAAGGCGACGGGCCCTCGGTCTCCCTCGGGCCTGGCGTGCGCCTGGCCGATCGCCCCCGACGTCACGACGACGCGGAGCAACTCGGCGGCCGAGGCTCGCTTCCGGCATCCGATGCAGGTCCGGACCGGGCGCGGTGTCGAGGACACCTGCCCGCGCTGCGCAGCATCAGACACCGTCGATGATCCGACGGCCATCGAAAAGTCTACTCCCTCGGCCCGGTGGGAGTGGGCCCCGCCGCCGGGGTGGTGTCGGTATCGGCCGCTTCGCCCTCGGCGTCGCTGTGGATGTCGATGCGCCAGCCGGTGAGCCGGGCGGCCAGCCGGGCGTTCTGTCCCTCGCGGCCGATCGCGAGGGACAGCTGGAAGTCCGGGACCACGATGCGCACCGACTGGGTGACCGGGTCGACCACCTCGGCCGACAGCGCGTGCGCCGGCGACAGCGCGTTGCCCACATAGGTGGCCGGGTCGGCGTGCCAGTCGATGATGTCGATCTTCTCGCCGTGCAGTTCGGCCACCACGTTGCGCACCCGCTGCCCCATCGGTCCGATGCACGCCCCCTTGGCGTTCAGTCCGGCCACCGACGTCCGGACCGCGATCTTGGTCCGGTGCCCGGCTTCGCGGGCCACGTCGATGATCTCCACGCTGCCGTCGGCGATCTCCGGGACCTCCAGCGCGAACAGCTTCTTCACCAGGTTCGGGTGGGTGCGGCTGACGGTCACCTGGGGGCCGCGCATGCCGCGCGCCACGCCGACGACGTAACAGCGCAGCCGGCTGCCGTGCGTGTACTCCTCGCCCGGCACCTGCTCGGACTGCGGCAGCACCGCCTCCACCTTGCCGATGTCGACCAGCACCAGCCCGCGCTGCGAGGCTTGCGCGTCGGCCTGGATCACGCCGGTGACGATGTCGCCCTCGCGGCCGGAGTACTCACCGAACGTCTGGTCGTGCTCGGCGTCGCGGAGCCGCTGCAAGATCACCTGGCGCGCGGTCATCGCCGCGACCCGGCCGAAATCGGTCGGCGTGTCGTCGTACTCCTCGACCAGCTCGCCGTCCGGACCGAACTCCTGCGCCCACACGACGATCTCGCCGCTCTTGCGATCGACCGCGACCCGCGCGTGCGGCATCGAGTGCGGCGTGTGCTTGTACGCGGTCAGCAGGGCGGTCTCCAGCGCGTGGACGAGCGTCTCGAACGGGATCTCCTTCTCCCGCTCGATGCTGCGCAGTGCAGTGATGTCGACGTTGATCACGGGTCAGTCTTCCTTCGCATCGGCGCGGCTGAACTCGACCTGAACCCTGCCGCGACCCAACGACGCCCAGCCGACCTCGCGCCGGTCGCCGCTGACGTCGAGCGTGACGCCCGCATCGTCGGCGGCCACGACGCGGCCGGTCAGCGTCGCATCGCCGACGCTCACCTCGACGAGGCGGCCGACTGCGCGGCGCCAGTGCCGCGGCTCGGTCAGCGGCCGGTCGACGCCGGGCGAGCTGACCTCCAGCACGTACGGGCCTGCGAACCCGCTGTCGTCCTCGGCATCCAAGGCCTCGGAGACGGCACGGCTGACCTCCGCGACGGCGTCCAGGTCGATCCCGCCGTCCGCGTCGACACTGACCCGGACCAGGCTGCGGCGCCCCGCGGACGTGACGGTGACGTCCTCGAGGTCGTAACCGATTCCCTCGACGACCGGCCGAAGGGTGTGCAGCAGGTGCTCGCGCGCGTTCGCTGCGGCTCTGCCTGCGGGGGCGGGCGCCATGCTTCGCTCCTGTCCTTCAGTTGTCGAACGACGAGCCTACTGGCTCTGCCAGACTCGGCACATGCACTCTCAGCCGGACGATCCCGGCGGCCCGTCCCGGCGCGCGTTCCTGATCGCCGGCGGCACCGCGGTCGTCGCCGGAGCCGGCGCCGGGGTCGGCGTCGAGTTGTCCCGGCACGAGCCGCGTCCCCGCGCGTCCGCGCCACCTCCCCCGCCACCGGCCGAGCTCGTCAACGCCCTGGCGGCCGAGCGTGAGCTGATCGCGACGTTGGACGCCTCGATCCCCACGGCGCCGCAGGTGCGCGAGCGACTGACGCACATCCGGGCCGACCACGCGGCGCACGAACGGGCGCTGGCCGCAGCCGTCCGGCAGGTGTCGGGGCCGAGCACGGCGCCGACTGCGTCGGGAACGCCCGCGGCGGCGCCGATCGGGGCGGCCGAACTGGCGGGCGCCGAACGCGGGGCCGCGCAGGCGGCGGCCGCACGCGCCGCCCGGCTGACCGGCCGCAACGCGGTGCTGCTCGCCTCGATCGCCGCCTGCGAGGCGACCCATGCGGAGCTGCTGAGATGAGCGATCTGGTCGCCGCGTGGCAGGCGGCGCTGGCCGCCGAGTACCGGGCGGCGTTCGGCTACGGCGTGCTCGGCGCGCATCTGCACGGCAGCCCACAGCTGGGGCTGGCGATCAGTTGCTCCGACGCGCACGAGGCGTTGCGCGACTCGACCGCCCAGGCGATCGCCTCGGCCGGGCTCACGCCGGTGCCGGCCACCGCCGACTACCCGGACGTCTACCCGGTGGACGACGCGGCCGCGGCGCGCGCGCTGGCCCCGCGGCTGGAGGACGACTGCGCCGCCGCGTGGCGCTACCTGTACGCGGTGGCTGCCGCGACCAGCGGCCCGCAGGCGAGCGGGCTGCGCCGCAGCGCCCAGGTGGCACTGACCGCGAGCGCGGTGCGGGCGACCCGCTGGCGCGGCACGACCGATCCGTTCCCGGGCCTTTGACCCGATGTGGCAACCTGCTGCGTCGTGGCGCCGCGGCGGGTTGCCCCATCGGCTCAGATGTGAGTGCCGTGGAACGGTGCACGGTCGGTGAGCAGGGCCAGCTCCAGCCGGCGCAGCGCATCCGGCGAACCACCGGCCCGGCCGGCCCGGGCCAGGGTCGCCAGCCGGGTACCGCCGAGGCAGATCGCGCCGAGCGCACCGACGCCGAGCTCGATGTCGGCGACCCGCTCGGTTCGGGTGCAGGTGGCGCCCTCCGGGCCGCCGCGCAACAGGTACCGCCCGTCGCCGAGCAGCGGGTCGGTCACCTGCAGCACGACCTCGACCTCCAGCGGGTAGCTGCGGCCGCCGAGCAGCGCGGCCACGTCCAGCGGCCGGACCCACATGCCGTCGCCGATGTGCAGCGTCTCGACCCGGCGCGGGTCGGTGAGCAGGTGCGGCAGCGGATCGTCCAGCGGGACTGCGTAGCTGGTGATCGTGCCGACGAGGTCCATGCCGAGGAGCGTCTGCCACAGCGCGGCGTGCGCCTCCGCCGTGACCGGCACGTAGTCGACCAGCTGGCACTCGTGCCGCGGGTCGCCGTCGCCCCAGTCGGGCTTGATCCGGTACGAGACGTAACCGTCCGGGTGAACGAGATGGAACAGCCCGGACGCGCCGCGGCGCTGGTACTCGCGATCGAGCAGCAGGAACTGCCAGCG
This genomic stretch from Jatrophihabitans cynanchi harbors:
- the infB gene encoding translation initiation factor IF-2 yields the protein MPGKIRVSALAKELGMTSKDALAKLGEMGEYVKTASSTVEAPVARRLREAFPAPAEAPAPAKKAPAKKATKAAAPAPEQAPETPAAPEVAPAAEAPAPAPAPVVPPAPAPPAPAPLAPAEQPAAAAASAEAPPAPAPSPGPRPGPRIANNPFGVGGSSPATRPVPRTGTTPGMPPRPGVRPGAAGPGGPRPNPGMMPPRPNPGSMPGRPGGARPGAPGRPGAPGGAGRPGGGGGFRGGPGGGGGGGGFRGGPGGGGAGAGAPGGGGPYRSGPGGRPGGPGGRGRGAGTAGAFGRQGGRPARGRKSKKQRRQEFDNMSAPSIGGVQVPRGNGDILRLPRGSSLSDFADKINCEPASLVTVMFHLGEMVTATQSVNEDTLQLLGAELNYQVQVVSPEDEDRELLESFDLTFGTDEGVEGDLQARPPVVTVMGHVDHGKTRLLDAIRKTHVQAGEAGGITQHIGAYQVHVEHDGTDRPITFIDTPGHEAFTAMRARGAATTDIVVLVVAADDGVMPQTIEALNHAQAAEVPIVVAVNKIDKEGANPAKVRQQLTEYGLVAEEYGGDTLFVDVSARNEINIDGLLEGILLTADAALDLRANPDQDAQGIVIEARLDRGRGPVATLLVQRGTLNVGDSVVAGDAFGRVRAMLDENGDTVDVAGPSRPVQVLGLTSVPGAGDSFLVVEEDRIARQIADRRQARERNAQLASSRRRVSLDDLDKALAAGEVQQLNLIIKGDVSGSVEALEDSLLNIDLGEDKSEVSLRVIGRGVGAITENDINLAIASDAVVIGFNVRPEGKAREAAEREGVDVRYYTVIYQAIDEIEAALKGMLKPEFEEVQLGTAEVREVFRVPRIGNIAGSLVRSGLIRRNSKARLIRDGVVVADNLTVDSLKRFKDDATEVRDGYECGIGLGSYNDLRVDDVIETFELREKPRA
- a CDS encoding YlxR family protein; the encoded protein is MAVGSSTVSDAAQRGQVSSTPRPVRTCIGCRKRASAAELLRVVVTSGAIGQAHARPEGDRGPVALPVVPDPRRRAPGRGAWLHRDLECVELAERRRAFARALRVPGPVDPTPVREYLAAPPGTSTSGIPQE
- the nusA gene encoding transcription termination factor NusA; this encodes MNVDITALRSIEREKEIPFETLVHALETALLTAYKHTPHSMPHARVAVDRKSGEIVVWAQEFGPDGELVEEYDDTPTDFGRVAAMTARQVILQRLRDAEHDQTFGEYSGREGDIVTGVIQADAQASQRGLVLVDIGKVEAVLPQSEQVPGEEYTHGSRLRCYVVGVARGMRGPQVTVSRTHPNLVKKLFALEVPEIADGSVEIIDVAREAGHRTKIAVRTSVAGLNAKGACIGPMGQRVRNVVAELHGEKIDIIDWHADPATYVGNALSPAHALSAEVVDPVTQSVRIVVPDFQLSLAIGREGQNARLAARLTGWRIDIHSDAEGEAADTDTTPAAGPTPTGPRE
- the rimP gene encoding ribosome maturation factor RimP, translating into MAPAPAGRAAANAREHLLHTLRPVVEGIGYDLEDVTVTSAGRRSLVRVSVDADGGIDLDAVAEVSRAVSEALDAEDDSGFAGPYVLEVSSPGVDRPLTEPRHWRRAVGRLVEVSVGDATLTGRVVAADDAGVTLDVSGDRREVGWASLGRGRVQVEFSRADAKED
- a CDS encoding DUF4439 domain-containing protein; this encodes MSDLVAAWQAALAAEYRAAFGYGVLGAHLHGSPQLGLAISCSDAHEALRDSTAQAIASAGLTPVPATADYPDVYPVDDAAAARALAPRLEDDCAAAWRYLYAVAAATSGPQASGLRRSAQVALTASAVRATRWRGTTDPFPGL
- a CDS encoding GNAT family N-acetyltransferase, whose amino-acid sequence is MDIRIRRARVEEFPAVAELDGASFGFHYSAQELADAALDIDPARIMVAVDGESGCAHQRVPGRRGSIVAVSAEVPLQLAVPGGDLPAMGITWVSVEITHRRRGILRALIEHQLRAHAEQGYAATVLGASEAGIYGRFGFGVASSVRRASIDRLRGHLAVPVDAGAVRRLSTDRARDVLPELYERWRATTPGALGRDERRWQFLLLDREYQRRGASGLFHLVHPDGYVSYRIKPDWGDGDPRHECQLVDYVPVTAEAHAALWQTLLGMDLVGTITSYAVPLDDPLPHLLTDPRRVETLHIGDGMWVRPLDVAALLGGRSYPLEVEVVLQVTDPLLGDGRYLLRGGPEGATCTRTERVADIELGVGALGAICLGGTRLATLARAGRAGGSPDALRRLELALLTDRAPFHGTHI